Proteins co-encoded in one uncultured Draconibacterium sp. genomic window:
- a CDS encoding FtsX-like permease family protein has translation MLRRNPLLVYISIPGLAVGLCALLLLTNYLKYEFSFDKHFLNNDRVLRLCNTLHEENGPRYLSESLRTDYTQLPLQVPEIEKAVQLYPGWDIKVKTEKNIFKDLQVMYTDEEFFDVFGLKLLEGNTSEALAGKQNIVLTNSTAEKLFGTTDCVGKTLSLDGSDLFVSGVMVDMPKTTHFYFDMLQPMKANDFIIQQGSLEFSTYYLIKEGVELKTAERNIAAANDELMKVWKNRGKLNDTKTETSTELLRDIHLHTKTQSDMVPKTNHAQLFIMIGIAFFVFLIALVNFVNMYLLHGEKRIAEIASRKVAGATRNNLAGQFFRENGIIAFFALLMGVGLAVIIQPFFSRMINLPLTVDDMFTPLGLIIIVSILILLVLIAGAYPSLHLSKINLVSGLKGKRQNISHGGLSKSVVLVQFFITALLISSLIIIRAQINYMKDVPLGFNAKNVVAIQDFSGQAAKNAVSIKNELEKLPFIQSVGISQHRMGGGCSGQSIALLNDANEKTINEYRVMPGFGETMQLQLEEGRFFTDSQADNNSVILNEAAVKMLGLQFSAGMQVLYKGDPVKVTGIVKDFYFNGYAGKSVEPLVLSRSDGFGFLIYLRTFGNFTQYNQKEVADIIKQFDPDYMMSFSSLEDVYAAKFEKDERVYSMVSSGAWLAILLSFAGMLALSVLNVTRRTKEIGIRKVIGSSEAAILHSLLSETFILVSIASVFAFGVSYLLMDSWLSNYAEKVNMHLYYFLLSGIFAFAITFFAVSWQSWRAATRNPVEALRYE, from the coding sequence ACGAAGAAAATGGTCCCCGTTATTTGTCTGAATCACTTCGTACAGATTATACACAATTACCTCTGCAAGTTCCCGAAATAGAAAAGGCGGTTCAGTTGTATCCGGGCTGGGATATAAAAGTAAAAACAGAGAAAAACATTTTCAAGGATTTACAAGTAATGTACACCGATGAAGAATTTTTCGACGTTTTTGGATTAAAGCTACTGGAAGGAAATACTTCAGAAGCGCTTGCCGGAAAACAGAATATAGTACTTACAAACTCAACTGCTGAAAAGCTCTTCGGGACAACAGATTGTGTTGGGAAAACACTTTCACTAGATGGTTCCGATTTGTTTGTGTCGGGCGTAATGGTCGATATGCCCAAAACCACGCATTTTTATTTCGACATGCTGCAACCTATGAAAGCCAACGATTTTATTATCCAACAAGGCAGCCTCGAATTTTCTACTTACTATCTGATTAAAGAGGGGGTGGAATTGAAAACAGCCGAAAGGAATATTGCGGCAGCAAACGATGAACTGATGAAAGTATGGAAAAACCGAGGAAAATTAAACGATACAAAAACCGAAACCAGTACCGAGCTGTTGCGGGATATTCATTTGCATACCAAAACGCAGAGCGACATGGTACCAAAAACAAATCACGCCCAGCTTTTTATCATGATTGGTATTGCATTTTTTGTTTTTCTGATAGCGCTTGTCAATTTTGTTAATATGTATTTGCTGCATGGCGAAAAACGTATTGCCGAAATAGCTTCGCGAAAAGTGGCGGGTGCGACACGCAATAACCTTGCCGGTCAGTTCTTTCGCGAAAACGGCATCATTGCTTTTTTTGCATTGCTTATGGGGGTAGGATTGGCTGTTATTATTCAGCCATTCTTTTCTCGAATGATAAATCTGCCATTAACTGTAGATGATATGTTCACTCCGCTGGGCCTTATCATAATTGTGTCCATTTTGATTTTACTTGTCCTGATAGCAGGAGCTTACCCAAGCCTTCATTTGTCGAAAATAAATCTGGTTTCAGGATTAAAAGGCAAGCGTCAAAACATTTCACATGGCGGGCTTTCCAAATCGGTTGTTCTGGTACAGTTTTTTATTACAGCGTTGCTTATTTCTTCGCTTATTATTATCCGTGCTCAGATAAACTACATGAAAGATGTACCACTAGGTTTTAATGCGAAAAATGTGGTAGCCATTCAGGATTTTTCAGGGCAGGCTGCAAAAAATGCCGTTTCCATTAAAAATGAGTTGGAGAAATTGCCTTTTATTCAAAGTGTTGGTATTTCGCAACATCGTATGGGCGGCGGTTGCAGCGGGCAATCTATTGCTTTGTTAAATGATGCGAATGAAAAAACTATCAATGAATACCGGGTAATGCCCGGATTTGGTGAAACCATGCAATTGCAATTAGAAGAAGGTCGTTTTTTTACTGATAGCCAGGCAGATAACAATAGTGTTATATTGAATGAAGCAGCAGTAAAAATGCTTGGTTTGCAATTTAGCGCCGGTATGCAGGTTTTATATAAAGGCGACCCCGTAAAAGTTACCGGAATTGTTAAGGACTTTTATTTTAACGGCTATGCCGGAAAATCGGTAGAACCTCTTGTTTTATCTCGCTCCGATGGTTTCGGTTTTCTTATTTACCTGCGTACTTTCGGAAACTTTACTCAATACAATCAAAAAGAGGTGGCAGATATCATTAAACAGTTTGACCCTGATTACATGATGTCTTTTTCATCACTTGAAGATGTGTATGCAGCAAAATTCGAAAAAGATGAACGGGTATATAGCATGGTGTCATCGGGAGCCTGGCTGGCTATTTTGCTGAGTTTTGCCGGAATGCTTGCCCTTTCGGTACTAAACGTAACACGCCGCACCAAAGAAATTGGAATTCGTAAAGTAATTGGCAGTAGTGAAGCTGCCATTTTACACAGTTTGTTGAGCGAAACATTTATTTTAGTCAGCATTGCTTCAGTATTTGCTTTTGGTGTATCGTACCTATTAATGGATAGTTGGTTAAGCAACTACGCCGAAAAAGTAAACATGCATTTATATTATTTCCTTCTTAGCGGAATTTTTGCCTTTGCCATAACATTCTTTGCTGTTAGTTGGCAAAGCTGGAGGGCGGCTACGCGGAATCCGGTGGAGGCATTGAGGTATGAATAA